One region of Microbacterium rhizosphaerae genomic DNA includes:
- a CDS encoding glycosyltransferase family 4 protein — protein sequence MTRIVQIVAVVGPGSGVAGVAWNLEREWRSLGAEVEDFTFDSARRRAARPWPRRSLARRFARAWRTIWFSTAGTIRAREFLAERPGAVSLCHHNVLAGDVYVSHGVINAAMNARGNGAWRMLRNPTHIFTHVRDRHRFRSGTHRRVVALSHEEARVLRATYGRIRPPIVVIPNGVDLQRFHPPTSPQRRAARETFHLDDEARVAIFVGHEFERKGLSYAIDALVEATTVLLLVVGGSAQIMEDARHHAERIGVGDRVLLVGPRQDLELFLAAADFFVLPSAYESNALVILEALAAGLPVITTRTGYAPEIIVDGSNGYLVDRDPHELAKRFEELAAADLGPWSQRARASVEDHGWTAIAQRYLDLFAEVERERAAP from the coding sequence ATGACCCGGATCGTGCAGATCGTCGCCGTCGTCGGCCCGGGCTCGGGCGTCGCGGGTGTGGCGTGGAACCTCGAACGCGAGTGGCGGTCTCTCGGTGCCGAAGTCGAGGACTTCACCTTCGACTCCGCCCGGCGACGAGCGGCACGACCATGGCCTCGCCGCTCGCTCGCCCGACGCTTCGCCCGGGCGTGGCGCACGATCTGGTTCAGCACGGCAGGCACAATTCGGGCGAGGGAGTTTCTCGCCGAGCGCCCTGGGGCCGTCTCTCTGTGTCACCACAACGTGCTCGCCGGCGACGTGTACGTCAGCCACGGGGTCATCAATGCGGCGATGAACGCGCGTGGAAACGGAGCGTGGCGGATGCTGCGCAATCCGACGCACATCTTCACGCATGTGCGGGACCGCCACCGCTTCCGCAGCGGCACCCACCGTCGCGTCGTCGCCCTGTCTCACGAGGAGGCACGCGTCCTCCGCGCGACGTACGGCCGCATCCGGCCACCGATCGTGGTCATCCCCAATGGAGTCGACCTGCAGAGATTCCACCCTCCGACCTCGCCCCAACGCCGAGCGGCACGGGAGACCTTCCACCTCGATGACGAGGCGCGGGTGGCGATCTTCGTCGGCCATGAGTTCGAGCGCAAGGGGCTCTCCTACGCGATCGACGCCCTGGTCGAGGCGACGACGGTGCTGCTCCTCGTCGTCGGGGGCTCGGCTCAGATCATGGAAGATGCCCGGCATCACGCCGAGCGCATCGGAGTCGGGGACCGCGTACTGCTGGTCGGCCCTCGCCAGGATCTCGAGCTGTTCCTGGCAGCCGCCGACTTCTTCGTCCTGCCGAGTGCATACGAGTCCAACGCGCTCGTGATCCTCGAGGCGCTCGCAGCCGGCCTGCCGGTGATCACGACCCGAACGGGGTATGCGCCGGAGATCATCGTCGACGGATCGAACGGCTACCTCGTCGATCGCGATCCCCACGAGCTCGCCAAGCGATTCGAGGAGCTCGCCGCCGCCGACCTCGGGCCCTGGTCGCAACGGGCTCGGGCCAGCGTCGAGGACCATGGCTGGACGGCGATCGCGCAACGCTACCTCGACCTCTTCGCGGAGGTCGAGCGGGAGCGGGCCGCCCCATGA